In the genome of Candidatus Omnitrophota bacterium, the window TTGTCTTTATAGGTTTACTCATGGTTATCCCCGGGGGAACCATGGTTGACCCTATCGGGTCAACCATTTCGCCATTACTCCCAAATAGGGGGCTCAAAAAAAAGGCCTCCTTCATTACCTCTGAGGTGAGCCGACATACAGCACCACCGGGCAGCTTGAAACCGCCCAACCGTCGACATTCTAGTCGAAGGCAATGAAGGAGGTCCGGGGAGACTTATTATTGCTTCTCTTTCTTCTCTTCCAGGGAGTCTTTTATCTCGCCGATCCCCGCAAACACCGCGAGCAACCCGCCGAGTAAAAGTATTATGACCAGCCCGGATCTGAGGAAGCCGACTATATATTCTTCCCACCAATTTATCAGGCCAACCACTCCGAGGACGATGGCGATCAGTCCGCCGATTATTGAGAGATATTTGCTCACCATCCGCCTCCTAAAACGTCCATTTCAAAAGAACCATTAGAATTATATCACCCAAAAAAGCTTTGTCAAGGGATTTTATAGCCGATTTTTCTTAAGAGGTCCTTCCGCCATTTGACCCCGGCCTCGTCCTCTATTCCCTTCGGTTTCGCGCCGTCTATCACGCCGAGGATGCCCCTGCCGTTCTCCGATTCGGCGATGATAAGCTCGACCGGATTGGCAGTCGCGCAATAGATCCCGCATACCTCCGGGATATTTTTTATCGCGTTGAGCACGTTTATCGGATAGGAATCCTTCATTATTATAACAAAGCAGTGCCCCGCGCCGATCGCGAGCGCGTTCTTCTCTGCGAGCCTCTTTAGCTCCTCATCCGTGCCTGTGGACCTGACAAGGCACGCGCCGGAGGATTCGCAGAAAGCCATGCCGAATTTTATCCCCGGCACAGCGCCGGCCATCGCCTCGTGGATATCCTCGACCGTCTTTATGAAATGCGACTGGCCGATTATGATGTTATATTCCGCGGGTTTCTCTATCTTTACGGTCTTCGTTTCCATAGGTCCCTCCTTACCCTAATTTCGCGAGCTCTTCGGCGACCATCTGGCTGAGCATCTTGCCGTCAGCGGCGCCCTTTGCTTCCTCCATCGCGGCCTTCATGACCTTGCCCATGTCGGCGCGGCCCTTCGCCTCTACCGCCGCGATCGCGTTCTTGACGATGGGTTTTAACTCATCGGCAGACAGCATCTTGGGCATATACGATTCGAGTATCTTAAGCTCTACCGTCTCTTTATCAACGAGGTCCTGCCTGTTCCCCTTCGTGAACCCGTCGATGGAGTCCTTATGCTGTTTTATCTGCTTAGATATGATGCCCGTCACGTCCTTGTCCTCGAGCTTTTCTGCCTTCTTCTCTATCTCGAGGTTCTTCATCCCCGCTTTGAGCATACGCAGGGTCGAGAGCCTTATCCCGTCCTTGGCCTTCATCGCTTCCTTTATGTCCGCGTCGATCTTTTCCGCGAGAGTCATTTCTTGTCCCCCTTTTTATATACGAGTTTCGATATCCAGATGGAAAGTTCATACAAAAACAGCATCGGCACCGCCATCAGGCACTGGGTGAACGCGTCCGGCGTCGGCGTTATTACCGCGGCGGCTATGAATATTACGATTACCGCGAACTTCCTGTTCCTGTTCAGGAATGAAGGAGTGACTATCCCGAGTTTTGACAGTATCATCACAACGACAGGCAGTTCAAATGCTATCCCGAAGGAGAGAAGCATCATTATCACGAAAGACAGGTATTCCGATATCGAAAGTATCGGAAATACATTATGGTCGGGGAAATTGATAAGGAACCGCAGAGCCCACGGAACGACAAAACTATACGCAAACACGACGCCGCCTAAAAAAAGCGTGGCGGAAAACGGGAGCGCGAACATCACTACCTTTTTTTCTTTTTCATTAAGACCGGCCGAGACAAAGGCCCAGAGCTGGTAAAGTACGACCGGTGACGCCAAAAAAAGCCCCGCAAAAAACGCCAGCTTGCAGTATTCCAGGAAGGCTTCGGCGGGAGAAAAGAAATTCAAGTGGTCTACCGATGGGAACATGAGCAATGACAGGATAAGCCGGACTTTCCAGAAAGCCAGTGCCGAGCAAATTACCACAGCCGCCGCCGATACCAATATGCGCCGGCGGAGCTCATCGAGATGCTCCACGAGTGTCATCTTGCTGTCAGCCATTTTAAAGGAGGGTTATTCTTTTTTGGATGACTGGGAATCGTCGTCTTTCATCGCCTTCTTAAACTCATTGATGGCCTTGCCTAATGAGCGGGCGATCTCGGGAAGACGCGCCGCCCCGAAGACGAGGAGGACGATGATAAGGATGATGATCAATTCCGGGAAACCGATATTGAACATTTATACCTCCGTGTTATCTACGGAGATTATAACACAAGGACAAAAGCGAGGCAAGGAATAGAAAGACCGTTGGAGGTTCCGGGACGAGGCCGTTCATCGCTTCCGCGTTAGACATTATGATGCCTATGGTAGAGGCGTCGGCCGGATAGAATACCCCGAACCCGTCGTTATGGCCCGAGCCGTCGGCTTCCAACATCCAGAAATTAGAGCCGGCCATAGAACTCCCCCGGGCGGCGGCCTCATAGACCGCGGCGAGATACGCCCGGTACCATGTATCCCTTACGTCTGCGGGCAGCTGTTTGCCGAACTCCTCGAAGATGAGCGGCTTATTCAGGATGTCGGCGTCAGAGACGTGCTGCTCTATCCAGGCAAGGGCCTGCTGCATATCCCAGTTCCAGAAATCGGAATATACATGGAGCGTCGCGAAATCTATATTGGCGAGATTATGGTCCCCAACGAAATCCCCTCCTGTCGAACCGTTCTGGTACCACTGCGATCCCCTGTCCTTATAGAACCCTTCCACGCCGGTCGTGACGAGATGGTTCGCGTCGTTGGCCTTTACATAAGAGCTCATCTCATCGAGCCAGTTGCGCAGTTTCGCGCCGGTAGGGTCTGATTCCGCCCTCGCCTCGTTAGCCAATTCCCACGCCATGATGGTCGGGTCGTCTTTATAGACCCTGCCGTTATAAGTATTCGTCCTGTTCATGACGGTAGTGACGTAATCCTTATACCATTGCCTGGTAGCAGGATCGGTATAAAAATCATCATGGCTTGCGGCGGACGGACTGAAGCTGTTATACCAGTTCATCCCGCCGTAATCGTCCCAGTTGTTGACGAGGGTGGGAAGGACGCGTATGCCGTAGCTCTCGGCCTTATACAGGACATAATCAAGGCCCTTGAAGGCGCTCTCATTGTATACGCCCGGGGCTGTCTGGTAAGCCCACGAAACCGGATAACCGTCCCTGTTCGCGCCGCCGTCATTAAAGGCCCATGTCCTGATGACGCTCAGCCCCATCTCCTTGGCCGACGACAGGACCTGGTCTACCATCGGCCGGTAAGTTTCGTCCTCGGCGAAATAGCTCAGGTAAAAATTGTTCGTGCCCGTGTAATAGAACGGCTGGCCGCCCGAATAGAACTGGCTACCGCTTCTCGTGACAAAGCTGTCTATCTCTGCCCGGCAGGAATAAGCCGTTATCAGGCTGATTATAACCGCGAAGTAAAATAGTATACTCTGGTATATCTTTACTGGGCATTTTTTTAGCAACATTACTATCTCCTGGTTATATTAAGGAAGGGACTGCGGGAGGCTGCCGATATAGCCGGCTTCCAACCCGCGAAGATTATACCATAAAAATCAAATACGGCAATTAAAATTATTTGCTTTTTTGTAGGAAATTTTATTGTTATAATGCTGTCTATGAGACGACCCTTATATCTTGCGGTCTTTATCTTCGGTTTCGCGGCAATGGCAGTCCAGATCCTGCTGATGCGGGAACTCCTGGTGGTCTTCTACGGCAACGAGCTATCCGCGGGAATAATGCTCGCCTCGTGGCTCTTCTGGGTCGCGGCGGGAAGTTTCGCGGCAAGATTTAAAAAATTCCGGGAAGGGATATTCCACTTACTCCTCCTCTCCGTCGCTGTGATCGTACCCGCGACGATATACCTTATAAGGGACATGAGGAACATTCTCGGCGTATCCGCCGGCGAGCTGATCGGGCTTGCGCCGATGGCTTTCTCCGTCTTCATCCTGCTCGCGCCGGCGTGCCTCGTCTTCGGTTCCCTTTTTGCCGTAAGCTGCCTCCTCGCCTCGCCGGAACCGGACTCGGCGCCGTCAGCCGCGGGAAAAATATACATGATCGAATCGCTCGGCGCTGTCGCCGGAGGCGTCGCCTTCAACCTGCTTTTGATCTATATCTTCGGCCCTTTACAGATAGCTTTATTTTGCGGCTTATTAAACATCATTGCCGCGCTAATCATGGCTGACAGGAGGAAAGCTCCGGTAAGATGGGCCGCGACAGCCGTCTTCATGTATTCCGTGGCCATCTATATCCTCTTCCCTTCGGGACTGGCCGATTTCCGCATGAGGGAGATGCAATGGAAGGGCCTCGAGTTGATCTCCGTAAAAGATTCCAAATACGGGAATATCGCGCTCACCAGGCTCGGGCCCCAGTTCAACCTGTTTGAGAACGGCCTCCTTACCGCGGCGACCGGCGATCTTCTGACCGCCGAGGAGTCGGTCCATTACGCGATGCTTGAACATCCCGCGCCCAAGAAAATCCTGCTTATAGGCGGGGCGCTCAACGGCGCTCTCGACGAAGTATTAAGGCATCCCGTCGAGTCGGTCGATTGCGTCGAGCTTGATCCCGAATCGGTGGAGATCGCGATAGAAAGGTACCCGCAAGGGTCTCTTTCCGGGTTATCCGACCCCAGGGTAAAGATGCATTATCTTGATGCCAAGCTCTTTGTAAAGGAAAGAGCCCTGGCACTGGACGCGCCTTCCTCGCGATACGACGTGATAATACTCACCCTCCCGAACCCTTACACGGCGCAGATAAACAGGTTCTACTCCTTCGAGTTCTACGGCGAAGCAAAACGCATCCTCGATGAGAAAGGGATATTTTCCTTCGGGGTCTCTTCCTCCGCGGATTATATCAGCGCCGACCTGGCGCGTTTTTTGAAATGCCTCGTCCTCACCCTTTCAAAACATTTTTCCGATATAAAGATAATTCCCGGGGAGAATGATTATTTTCTCGCCTCTCCGGCCGCGGGGATACTGACATATGACTATAAGACGCTCATCGCCAGGGCCAAGGAGAGGGGTCTCGACCTGAAATACGTAAATGAACATTACCTGCCGGATAAGCTGGACCCGATGCGCGTAGGATACCTTGAGGGCGCGATAAAAGTCGCCAGGGGCGCGAAGATCAACTTCGACCTGCGGCCCGTCGGATATTATTATGACATGGTCCTCTGGTCGGAGCGGGTCGACCCGCGGCTCAAGTCCTTCTTCAGGGGGTTGAGTACTTTCAATTGGGGGATAATGCTGGGCATCGCGGGTTTTGCCTTCATCGGGCTGGCGCTTCTGCGCGGAAGGAACGGCTCTTTAAAACGGATGCCGTATTTCGTCTCTATCGGGACGTCCGGTTTCTCGACGATGCTGCTGCAGGTAGTCCTAATACTCGCCTTCCAGTCGGCATACGGCTATGTATATTATAAAATAGGGTTTATATTCGCCTCGTTCATGCTGGGGCTTGCCGGCGGCAGCTTTATAGGCGCGAATTTGATAAAAAATGACGGGCGGCTCGCGAGGCAGTACTTCAATATCCAGGCCGCCCTATGCGCATACTGCCTGCTCCTGCCGGTAGTGTTCCGGTTGAATTGGGTCGCCGAGGGCTTCTTCCTGCTATTGCCGGCGGCTGCGGGGCTCCTGGGCGGGCTGCAGTTCACGATGGCAAACAGGATATGTTCAGGCGGTGTGAGTGGGAATGCGGCGCCGGTGATCTACGCGGTCGATCTCCTGGGCGCGTGCGCCGGCTCGCTGATAACCGCCGCGATAATAATACCTGTCAAGGGGATCGAGTTCGCGTGCATCTCTGCGGGA includes:
- a CDS encoding adenosine-specific kinase; this encodes METKTVKIEKPAEYNIIIGQSHFIKTVEDIHEAMAGAVPGIKFGMAFCESSGACLVRSTGTDEELKRLAEKNALAIGAGHCFVIIMKDSYPINVLNAIKNIPEVCGIYCATANPVELIIAESENGRGILGVIDGAKPKGIEDEAGVKWRKDLLRKIGYKIP
- a CDS encoding GatB/YqeY domain-containing protein — encoded protein: MTLAEKIDADIKEAMKAKDGIRLSTLRMLKAGMKNLEIEKKAEKLEDKDVTGIISKQIKQHKDSIDGFTKGNRQDLVDKETVELKILESYMPKMLSADELKPIVKNAIAAVEAKGRADMGKVMKAAMEEAKGAADGKMLSQMVAEELAKLG
- the tatC gene encoding twin-arginine translocase subunit TatC; amino-acid sequence: MADSKMTLVEHLDELRRRILVSAAAVVICSALAFWKVRLILSLLMFPSVDHLNFFSPAEAFLEYCKLAFFAGLFLASPVVLYQLWAFVSAGLNEKEKKVVMFALPFSATLFLGGVVFAYSFVVPWALRFLINFPDHNVFPILSISEYLSFVIMMLLSFGIAFELPVVVMILSKLGIVTPSFLNRNRKFAVIVIFIAAAVITPTPDAFTQCLMAVPMLFLYELSIWISKLVYKKGDKK
- the tatA gene encoding twin-arginine translocase TatA/TatE family subunit codes for the protein MFNIGFPELIIILIIVLLVFGAARLPEIARSLGKAINEFKKAMKDDDSQSSKKE
- a CDS encoding PEP-CTERM sorting domain-containing protein (PEP-CTERM proteins occur, often in large numbers, in the proteomes of bacteria that also encode an exosortase, a predicted intramembrane cysteine proteinase. The presence of a PEP-CTERM domain at a protein's C-terminus predicts cleavage within the sorting domain, followed by covalent anchoring to some some component of the (usually Gram-negative) cell surface. Many PEP-CTERM proteins exhibit an unusual sequence composition that includes large numbers of potential glycosylation sites. Expression of one such protein has been shown restore the ability of a bacterium to form floc, a type of biofilm.): MLLKKCPVKIYQSILFYFAVIISLITAYSCRAEIDSFVTRSGSQFYSGGQPFYYTGTNNFYLSYFAEDETYRPMVDQVLSSAKEMGLSVIRTWAFNDGGANRDGYPVSWAYQTAPGVYNESAFKGLDYVLYKAESYGIRVLPTLVNNWDDYGGMNWYNSFSPSAASHDDFYTDPATRQWYKDYVTTVMNRTNTYNGRVYKDDPTIMAWELANEARAESDPTGAKLRNWLDEMSSYVKANDANHLVTTGVEGFYKDRGSQWYQNGSTGGDFVGDHNLANIDFATLHVYSDFWNWDMQQALAWIEQHVSDADILNKPLIFEEFGKQLPADVRDTWYRAYLAAVYEAAARGSSMAGSNFWMLEADGSGHNDGFGVFYPADASTIGIIMSNAEAMNGLVPEPPTVFLFLASLLSLCYNLRR